From the genome of Flavobacterium ovatum, one region includes:
- a CDS encoding glycosyl hydrolase 115 family protein translates to MKLRLRNTIAFLTILLWANGIMAKNIEIYNNISVQDNSNSKAVSYATKALQSDFNLKFGTTKSYKKLINIELNINKDMVGFDKYQIEILENKIIFNGSDELGLIHAIYTFSEDYLGIDPYVYFTDLVPEIANSIQIKTGKISSKPYTFKHRVFFVNDEDLIVGFQMEKLQYGFNLEFMEKFYETMLRLKMTGVIPSTLILSDEPHLKLASDMGLYIAQHHAEPVGSIPLFWPKGIPYSWSTQKEHFVKFWRDAIERQKGKNVIWTLNFRGLLDRAFWDDDPSMSNKSSINDKAKIVNEVIQTQYDLIREITGNQEPLVCGYLWGELGGMFRQGLIKYPKNTMILFADQGYGTFPDGTWEAADACTLMKGVYQHVSYHNRRTHLRINTIHPNVLHREMAKAVSHNLTDMIVLNVGNFKEKIFGVQQMVNYMNDFDSYKNQATGDYYFDWYAKKMYNTNSASISQTYKDFFSNQFDLGDPERKPGDEWYFYYVERLLNMAYQKEMDDKFFDKEFPGDGKKEYLKLKDFKSKMNFAMEAYAKLYDSATDKWAVSVQRTLDAKGELTGSKLNFYTIDMALPTEKMYNLTAMAADFSKSLNYYANKDYHQSQLAAYAALEHAKKAVEIEKRIEQNGSGKFKDWYRWDETALTYRIVEVLENYISHVKDLKFFNLEYMNRNSKTPGIQYKYQPFFESEYQKELIFMQDAE, encoded by the coding sequence ATGAAATTACGATTAAGAAATACAATTGCCTTCCTTACCATTCTCCTTTGGGCGAATGGAATAATGGCCAAAAATATAGAAATTTATAATAATATTTCTGTACAAGATAATAGCAATTCAAAAGCGGTGAGCTATGCTACAAAGGCTTTGCAAAGTGATTTTAATCTGAAATTTGGCACTACAAAATCATATAAAAAGCTCATCAATATTGAGTTGAATATCAATAAGGATATGGTGGGTTTTGATAAGTATCAGATTGAAATTTTAGAGAATAAAATCATATTCAATGGTTCAGATGAACTTGGATTGATACACGCCATCTATACTTTTTCCGAAGATTATTTAGGAATAGATCCTTATGTTTATTTTACAGATTTAGTTCCAGAGATCGCTAACTCAATTCAAATTAAAACGGGAAAAATTAGTTCAAAACCGTACACTTTTAAACATCGTGTGTTTTTTGTAAATGATGAGGATTTAATTGTCGGTTTTCAAATGGAAAAATTGCAATATGGTTTCAATCTTGAATTCATGGAGAAGTTTTACGAAACCATGTTACGACTTAAAATGACAGGGGTAATTCCATCTACTTTGATATTGTCAGATGAACCGCATCTTAAACTAGCTTCAGACATGGGATTGTATATTGCGCAACATCATGCAGAACCTGTTGGAAGTATTCCACTTTTTTGGCCCAAAGGCATTCCTTATTCATGGTCTACCCAAAAGGAGCATTTTGTTAAATTTTGGAGGGATGCTATCGAGCGACAAAAAGGTAAAAACGTAATTTGGACTTTAAATTTCAGAGGTTTACTCGACCGTGCTTTTTGGGATGATGACCCTAGTATGTCCAATAAAAGCTCTATAAATGATAAAGCTAAAATTGTAAACGAAGTGATTCAAACGCAGTACGACCTCATTCGTGAAATTACAGGAAATCAAGAACCATTGGTTTGTGGATATTTATGGGGCGAACTTGGGGGCATGTTTCGTCAAGGGTTGATTAAATATCCAAAAAACACCATGATACTTTTTGCAGACCAAGGCTATGGTACCTTTCCAGACGGGACGTGGGAAGCAGCTGATGCATGTACGCTAATGAAAGGGGTGTACCAACACGTATCCTATCATAACCGCAGAACACATTTACGTATCAACACCATTCATCCTAATGTGTTACATCGCGAAATGGCGAAAGCCGTCAGCCATAATTTAACCGATATGATTGTGCTAAATGTTGGAAATTTTAAAGAAAAAATATTTGGTGTGCAGCAAATGGTCAATTATATGAATGATTTTGATTCGTATAAAAATCAGGCAACAGGCGATTATTACTTTGATTGGTATGCAAAGAAAATGTACAATACAAATTCCGCTTCAATCAGTCAAACCTACAAAGACTTTTTTTCGAATCAGTTTGATTTGGGAGATCCAGAACGTAAACCAGGTGATGAGTGGTATTTTTATTATGTTGAACGATTATTAAACATGGCATATCAAAAAGAAATGGACGATAAATTTTTTGATAAAGAGTTTCCTGGCGATGGCAAAAAGGAGTATCTAAAGTTGAAAGATTTTAAATCGAAAATGAATTTTGCTATGGAGGCTTATGCTAAACTCTACGATTCAGCTACAGATAAATGGGCTGTTTCGGTTCAACGTACGTTGGATGCTAAAGGGGAATTAACAGGAAGTAAATTAAATTTTTATACTATTGACATGGCGCTTCCAACAGAAAAAATGTACAATTTAACAGCAATGGCTGCTGATTTTTCAAAGTCATTAAACTACTATGCAAACAAAGATTATCACCAAAGTCAATTAGCTGCTTATGCCGCTTTGGAGCATGCCAAAAAAGCCGTAGAAATAGAAAAGAGGATAGAACAAAATGGTTCGGGTAAATTTAAAGATTGGTACCGTTGGGATGAAACAGCCTTAACCTACCGCATTGTGGAAGTTTTAGAAAATTATATTTCACATGTAAAAGACCTTAAATTTTTTAACCTTGAATATATGAATCGCAATTCAAAAACTCCTGGTATACAGTATAAATACCAGCCATTTTTCGAAAGTGAATACCAGAAGGAGCTAATTTTTATGCAAGATGCAGAGTAA
- a CDS encoding sulfatase-like hydrolase/transferase, producing MKKSNLIFKTIIGCLIFIGHSAFAQEKKPNIIVIVADDLGYATTGIYGQDANRIKTPNIDRIGKEGAQFTNAYVTASVCGPSRSGLLTGRYQQRFGSYANFDSQRGPGVPASEKVMGTYFKEAGYTTAAIGKWHIGDKLPGQHPIDRGFDKYYGFNSAQTDYFNSPILFDGKTKVLKHDYLTFQFTNEAIDFIGAAKDKPFFMYLAYNAVHGPNQAPKEYIDKFESAGKGDKAMLGMLSALDDSVGKLLDYLKEKNLEDNTLIYFLSDNGGLSYWYKGSNAPWNGFKREQWEGGYHVQYMMRWPKMIKAGQVRNEMISSLDILPTSLAAAGIKPSKKDQLDGANLLPVFNKKETQVVHPYLFWAGSHVPGADARPATDFPYKKDDAPPSWAVRSGKWKLVQMMDVGPPMLYDLDTDPTESKDVIKQHPEIEKSFKTEFAKWFKDMKTPIAWDPKYYELLKTVK from the coding sequence GTGAAAAAATCAAATCTTATATTCAAAACCATAATTGGATGCCTTATTTTTATAGGGCATTCTGCTTTTGCACAAGAGAAAAAGCCGAATATCATAGTCATCGTGGCAGACGATTTAGGATATGCAACAACTGGAATTTACGGACAAGACGCCAATAGAATCAAAACACCCAATATCGATAGAATCGGGAAGGAGGGAGCACAGTTTACCAACGCTTATGTGACTGCATCGGTTTGTGGGCCTTCGCGCTCGGGATTGCTTACGGGGCGTTACCAACAGCGTTTTGGTTCGTATGCTAATTTTGATAGCCAAAGAGGGCCAGGTGTTCCCGCATCAGAAAAAGTTATGGGAACTTATTTTAAAGAAGCGGGCTATACTACTGCTGCTATCGGAAAATGGCATATTGGTGACAAGCTTCCGGGACAGCATCCTATTGATCGTGGGTTTGATAAATATTACGGTTTTAATAGTGCACAAACCGATTATTTCAATTCTCCCATTTTGTTTGATGGAAAGACAAAAGTATTGAAACACGATTACTTAACGTTTCAATTTACCAATGAAGCCATTGATTTTATAGGAGCGGCAAAAGATAAACCGTTTTTTATGTATCTCGCATATAATGCCGTTCATGGTCCAAATCAAGCACCAAAAGAGTATATCGATAAATTCGAATCTGCTGGAAAAGGAGATAAAGCTATGTTAGGAATGCTATCAGCATTGGACGATAGCGTTGGTAAATTATTAGATTATTTAAAAGAAAAAAACTTAGAAGACAATACTTTAATTTACTTTTTGAGTGATAATGGCGGTTTGTCGTATTGGTACAAAGGCAGCAATGCCCCATGGAACGGTTTTAAAAGAGAACAATGGGAAGGTGGGTACCATGTGCAATACATGATGCGTTGGCCTAAAATGATTAAGGCAGGACAAGTTCGCAACGAAATGATTTCGTCTTTAGATATTTTACCGACAAGTTTAGCGGCTGCAGGGATTAAACCTTCAAAAAAAGACCAACTTGACGGTGCCAATTTGTTGCCTGTTTTTAATAAAAAAGAGACTCAAGTGGTACATCCATATTTGTTCTGGGCAGGTTCGCACGTGCCAGGAGCCGATGCGAGACCAGCAACTGATTTTCCATACAAAAAAGACGATGCACCACCCTCATGGGCGGTTCGTAGTGGCAAATGGAAATTGGTTCAAATGATGGATGTTGGGCCACCAATGTTGTATGATTTGGATACTGACCCTACAGAATCCAAAGACGTAATCAAGCAACATCCCGAAATCGAAAAGAGTTTTAAAACTGAGTTTGCTAAATGGTTCAAAGACATGAAAACCCCAATTGCATGGGATCCAAAATACTATGAATTATTAAAAACGGTTAAATAA
- a CDS encoding sulfatase-like hydrolase/transferase, whose translation MKISTKIQVAIFGCLLIGQSLMAQEKRPNIIVIVADDLGYATTGAFGSDGTHVKTPNIDKIASGGAKFTNAYVTASVCGPSRSGLLTGRYQERFGVYANTDTQKGSAVPASEKVMGYYFKKAGYTTAAIGKWHVGVKLPGQHPLDRGFDKYYGFNSAQTDYFNSPILFDGNEKVKKHDYLTFQFTNEAISFIDSAKKKPFFMYLAYNAVHGPNQAPDDYMAKFKHLSKSDQVKAAMVAALDDSVGKLLDELKNKGLEENTLIFFMSDNGGLPTWWKGSNAPWRGFKREQWEGGCHVQFMMRWPAKIKAGQVRQELTSSLDVLTTSMAAAGIDNSKSYKLDGANLLPVFNQPKKQVVHESLFWAGSHVPREEGAKMDEDFEKDNAPPSWAVCSGKWKLVQMMAEGEPMLYNLEEDPAETKDVISQNTAIAKKMSKDFAFWYKDMATPITWDKAYYEQLKTVK comes from the coding sequence ATGAAAATAAGTACCAAAATACAAGTTGCAATCTTTGGCTGTCTTTTAATTGGACAGTCATTGATGGCACAAGAGAAGCGACCAAATATCATTGTCATCGTAGCCGATGATTTAGGCTACGCTACAACAGGAGCTTTTGGAAGTGATGGAACACACGTAAAAACGCCGAACATTGATAAAATTGCCAGCGGTGGAGCTAAGTTTACCAATGCCTACGTGACCGCATCTGTATGCGGACCTTCGCGTTCGGGCTTGCTTACGGGCAGGTACCAAGAGCGTTTTGGAGTCTATGCCAATACCGATACGCAGAAAGGATCTGCCGTTCCAGCCTCTGAAAAAGTGATGGGTTATTATTTCAAAAAGGCAGGATATACAACAGCTGCGATTGGAAAATGGCACGTAGGTGTCAAATTACCTGGACAGCATCCGTTGGATCGTGGTTTTGATAAATATTATGGTTTTAATAGTGCGCAAACGGACTATTTCAACTCTCCTATTTTATTCGATGGAAATGAAAAAGTAAAAAAACACGATTATTTGACTTTTCAATTTACTAATGAAGCGATTAGTTTTATAGATTCAGCTAAGAAAAAACCATTCTTCATGTACTTGGCCTACAATGCAGTACACGGACCAAATCAAGCTCCAGATGATTATATGGCTAAATTCAAGCATTTGTCAAAATCAGATCAAGTAAAAGCAGCTATGGTTGCCGCTTTGGATGATAGCGTTGGAAAACTTTTGGACGAATTGAAAAATAAAGGTTTGGAAGAAAACACCTTGATCTTCTTTATGAGTGATAACGGAGGTTTGCCAACTTGGTGGAAAGGTAGTAATGCGCCTTGGCGAGGTTTCAAAAGAGAACAATGGGAAGGTGGTTGCCACGTACAGTTTATGATGCGCTGGCCAGCAAAAATAAAAGCAGGTCAAGTACGACAAGAGTTGACTTCGTCTTTGGATGTATTGACTACAAGTATGGCTGCAGCCGGAATCGATAATTCAAAATCGTATAAGTTAGACGGTGCCAATTTATTACCCGTTTTCAATCAACCTAAAAAACAAGTGGTACACGAATCACTGTTTTGGGCCGGTTCACACGTACCCCGTGAGGAAGGTGCGAAGATGGATGAAGATTTCGAAAAAGACAATGCACCGCCTTCATGGGCTGTTTGTAGTGGCAAATGGAAACTAGTGCAAATGATGGCCGAAGGAGAACCAATGTTATACAATTTGGAAGAAGATCCAGCAGAAACTAAAGACGTTATCAGTCAAAATACCGCTATTGCCAAAAAAATGTCCAAAGATTTTGCTTTTTGGTACAAAGATATGGCAACACCTATTACTTGGGATAAGGCCTATTATGAGCAACTGAAAACAGTTAAATAG
- a CDS encoding glycoside hydrolase family 2 TIM barrel-domain containing protein produces the protein MKKLFLAVCFMTVVCCGLTKAQAQEINFNDSWKFFNAEADGAEQGNFNDSKWRNLSLPHDWAIEGPFDFKHNARTGGLPVTGTGWYRKNFKMPQDAKGKVVRIEFEGAMYDAHVWVNGQLVGNRPFGYIGFEFDISKYLKYDGSDNTIAVRLRPQDLASRWYPGAGLYRSVWMKIDETVHVGHWGSYITTPTVTAEKAVVQNETTVVNKENKKVSVVVKHEYFSPAGKSVSTVDETIEIAPNSSKVSALYSFILKPERWDTETPNLYKTVTTITQNGKVVDTYETKIGLRSIAFTKDGFFLNNKKVRFNGVCLHHDNGSLGGAVYKRADQRKLQMMKDMGTNAIRTSHNPPSTEFLEVCDELGLLVLDESFDMWKMPKVENGYSMFFDEWAERDLKDMIRRDRNHPSIVMWSTGNEILEQGDKKNGWKVAKMLNDYCKEVDPSRPTTMGMNNYSNPYDNNFAQQVDIAGVNYKPSKYSEIRSNYPELPFYGSETSSCTSSRGIYHLPIEKYEKHASKHVTSYDIIGPSWAYPPDIEFHFQEENPFVMGEFIWTGFDYLGEPTPYGGRDNSTNGHWNGDWPSHSSYFGAVDLAGFPKDRFFLYQSHWSTKPMIHLLPHWNWKGMEGKEIPVYCYTNVDEAELFVNGKSMGRKVKGKDLTEIKVNFIRYEPKTFQSKYRLSWNVPYEPGTIKVVGYKNGKAVNEEVIRTAGKPAKISLSVDRSKITADGQDLAYVTVKIQDKDGNLVPDADNLVNFSVNGVGTLVGVDNGNQISLESFIEPKRKAFSGMCLAILKSSKSSGKITLKATSKSLKSAEVTIETK, from the coding sequence ATGAAAAAACTATTTTTAGCGGTCTGCTTTATGACAGTTGTTTGTTGTGGCCTGACCAAAGCACAAGCACAAGAAATCAATTTTAATGATTCATGGAAATTTTTTAATGCAGAGGCCGATGGTGCCGAGCAAGGAAATTTTAATGATTCCAAATGGCGTAATTTAAGTTTGCCACACGATTGGGCAATCGAAGGTCCATTCGATTTTAAACACAATGCGCGTACTGGTGGATTACCTGTTACAGGAACAGGATGGTACCGTAAAAACTTCAAAATGCCACAAGACGCGAAAGGAAAAGTAGTGCGAATTGAATTTGAAGGCGCTATGTACGATGCGCACGTTTGGGTAAACGGTCAGTTGGTTGGAAATAGACCTTTCGGTTATATCGGTTTTGAATTTGATATTTCGAAATACCTAAAATATGATGGGTCAGATAATACAATTGCTGTTCGTTTACGTCCGCAAGATTTAGCTTCACGTTGGTATCCAGGAGCAGGATTGTACCGTTCGGTTTGGATGAAAATTGATGAAACGGTACATGTTGGTCATTGGGGAAGTTATATTACCACGCCAACGGTAACTGCAGAAAAAGCGGTAGTTCAAAATGAAACGACTGTGGTAAATAAAGAAAATAAAAAAGTTTCGGTAGTTGTAAAACACGAATATTTTTCACCAGCTGGAAAATCAGTTTCAACAGTTGATGAAACGATTGAAATTGCACCTAATTCTTCAAAAGTTTCCGCTTTGTATAGTTTTATTCTAAAGCCGGAACGATGGGATACAGAAACTCCAAATTTGTATAAAACGGTTACAACCATTACTCAAAATGGAAAAGTAGTAGATACCTACGAAACTAAAATTGGATTAAGATCAATCGCTTTTACAAAAGATGGGTTTTTCTTAAATAATAAAAAAGTACGTTTTAATGGAGTGTGTTTGCACCATGACAATGGTTCATTAGGTGGAGCTGTGTACAAAAGAGCCGATCAACGTAAGTTACAAATGATGAAAGATATGGGAACTAACGCTATCCGTACAAGTCATAATCCACCTTCAACAGAGTTTTTAGAGGTGTGTGATGAGTTAGGATTATTGGTTCTTGACGAATCATTTGATATGTGGAAAATGCCAAAAGTAGAAAACGGATATAGTATGTTTTTTGATGAATGGGCAGAGCGTGATTTGAAAGATATGATTAGAAGAGATAGAAATCATCCCTCAATTGTTATGTGGAGCACCGGAAATGAAATATTAGAACAAGGTGATAAAAAGAACGGTTGGAAAGTCGCTAAAATGTTAAATGATTACTGCAAAGAGGTTGATCCTTCACGTCCAACAACGATGGGTATGAATAATTATTCAAATCCATATGACAATAACTTTGCACAACAAGTAGACATTGCTGGTGTAAATTACAAGCCAAGTAAATATTCTGAAATTCGTTCCAATTATCCTGAATTACCGTTTTATGGTTCTGAAACTTCAAGCTGTACAAGTAGTAGAGGTATTTACCATTTGCCTATTGAAAAATATGAAAAACATGCCTCAAAACATGTAACTAGTTACGATATAATTGGACCTTCATGGGCTTATCCACCAGATATTGAATTTCATTTTCAAGAAGAAAACCCATTCGTAATGGGAGAATTTATTTGGACAGGTTTTGACTATTTAGGCGAACCAACACCTTATGGAGGAAGAGATAATTCAACCAACGGACATTGGAATGGTGATTGGCCATCACACAGTTCTTATTTTGGAGCAGTAGATTTAGCTGGTTTCCCAAAAGACAGATTCTTTTTGTACCAAAGTCATTGGTCAACAAAACCGATGATTCACTTATTGCCACATTGGAATTGGAAAGGAATGGAAGGAAAAGAAATTCCGGTGTATTGCTATACCAATGTTGATGAAGCCGAACTTTTTGTAAACGGTAAATCAATGGGTCGAAAAGTAAAAGGAAAAGATTTGACCGAGATTAAAGTGAATTTTATTCGATACGAACCAAAAACTTTTCAATCCAAATACCGTTTGTCATGGAATGTACCTTACGAGCCAGGAACAATTAAAGTAGTTGGTTATAAAAACGGGAAAGCAGTAAACGAAGAAGTGATTAGAACAGCAGGAAAACCAGCTAAAATCAGTTTGTCTGTTGATCGTTCAAAAATAACTGCTGATGGTCAAGATTTGGCTTATGTAACGGTTAAAATTCAAGACAAAGACGGAAATCTAGTGCCTGATGCCGATAATTTAGTAAACTTCTCCGTTAACGGAGTTGGAACATTAGTTGGTGTAGATAACGGTAATCAAATTAGTTTAGAATCTTTTATTGAACCAAAACGTAAAGCATTTAGCGGTATGTGTTTAGCTATTTTGAAATCTTCAAAATCAAGTGGTAAAATTACATTGAAGGCGACTTCAAAATCATTAAAAAGTGCGGAAGTAACTATTGAAACTAAGTAA
- a CDS encoding glycoside hydrolase family protein, with protein MNYKRQSILQKQQLILLLFFIVFLSNLSMIAQDVERSKPEHWKGLVFGGRFMDLFLPMPANGKLTSTTWGTKAVKPRYIDNGIEDATWSYWGGNIIKDTDGKYHQFLCRWREDSAKGHMEWPNSEVVHAISENSLGPFKVSDVIGKGHNPEIHELKDGRYFISVNGGYYLAPSINGPWQYNILTYDQRERPVFDHITNLTYAQREDGSYLMVGRGGETWFSQTGLPPYQQVSEKSVYPPYPGNYEDPVVWRTNIQYHMVVNDWLGRIAYYLRSKDGINWKEDTGEAYMPGIAKYENGKVEGWYKFERMKVLQDKYGRAYQVNFAVADTIKKEDKGNDNHSSKNIGIPVTVGRLLTILNKDKIGPATQNIEVLVQAEDNFNPHKDIDLKSLIFGGSDEVNYGRGSKVEKTEKSGKDLMITFSTKGNGLTDADFAAKLLGKTKKGKLLFGYARLPWLDYNMQALSAKYPVLNVISKNALKIEMEVQNFGQVLSITSKIKIEFYQNGKWNELAKDVVPALAPFAKTRLVFNAKKFCEREETARVRVTIVQEGQNSSVLEGNIVIR; from the coding sequence ATGAACTATAAAAGACAGTCAATTTTACAAAAACAACAATTAATATTACTTTTATTTTTTATTGTTTTTCTTTCTAATTTGTCAATGATTGCTCAAGATGTAGAGCGATCTAAGCCAGAACATTGGAAAGGTTTGGTTTTTGGTGGCCGGTTTATGGATCTATTTTTACCTATGCCAGCAAATGGAAAATTAACTTCAACTACTTGGGGTACAAAAGCTGTAAAACCTAGATATATTGATAACGGTATTGAAGATGCTACTTGGTCGTATTGGGGTGGTAATATTATAAAAGATACTGATGGAAAATACCATCAGTTTTTATGCCGCTGGAGAGAAGATTCTGCTAAAGGACATATGGAGTGGCCAAATTCAGAAGTTGTACATGCAATTTCAGAAAATTCCCTTGGTCCATTCAAAGTCTCAGATGTGATTGGAAAAGGACATAATCCTGAAATTCATGAACTAAAAGATGGTCGGTACTTTATATCTGTAAATGGTGGATATTATTTGGCTCCATCCATAAATGGTCCATGGCAATACAATATATTAACTTATGATCAACGGGAACGTCCTGTTTTTGATCATATTACCAATCTTACTTATGCTCAACGAGAAGATGGTTCTTATTTGATGGTTGGTAGAGGTGGAGAGACTTGGTTTAGCCAAACGGGTTTACCACCTTATCAACAAGTTAGCGAAAAGAGTGTTTATCCACCCTATCCAGGAAATTATGAGGACCCAGTAGTTTGGAGAACCAATATCCAATATCATATGGTAGTAAACGACTGGTTAGGACGTATTGCTTATTATTTGCGATCCAAAGACGGAATTAACTGGAAAGAGGATACCGGTGAAGCTTATATGCCAGGAATTGCCAAATATGAAAATGGAAAAGTAGAAGGTTGGTACAAATTTGAACGAATGAAAGTATTACAAGACAAATACGGTCGTGCCTATCAAGTTAACTTTGCTGTTGCCGATACGATTAAGAAAGAAGATAAAGGCAACGATAATCATAGTTCGAAAAATATTGGAATTCCAGTCACTGTTGGTCGATTACTGACAATTTTGAATAAAGATAAGATAGGACCTGCTACACAAAACATAGAAGTTTTAGTGCAAGCTGAGGATAATTTTAATCCTCACAAAGACATTGACTTGAAGTCGTTGATTTTTGGAGGATCAGATGAAGTGAATTATGGAAGAGGTAGTAAGGTTGAAAAAACCGAAAAATCAGGTAAAGATTTAATGATCACCTTTAGTACTAAAGGAAATGGACTTACTGATGCTGATTTTGCCGCAAAATTATTAGGGAAAACAAAAAAAGGGAAATTGCTTTTTGGATATGCTCGACTACCTTGGTTGGATTACAATATGCAAGCACTTTCTGCAAAATATCCTGTTTTGAATGTAATAAGTAAAAATGCCTTAAAAATAGAAATGGAAGTACAAAATTTTGGGCAAGTTTTATCAATTACTTCAAAAATTAAAATAGAATTTTATCAAAATGGAAAATGGAACGAATTGGCAAAAGATGTCGTTCCAGCGTTAGCTCCATTTGCAAAAACTAGGCTTGTATTTAATGCGAAGAAATTCTGTGAGCGCGAAGAAACAGCTAGAGTAAGAGTTACTATTGTACAAGAAGGACAAAATTCTTCTGTACTGGAAGGGAATATAGTTATCCGATAA